The following proteins are encoded in a genomic region of Brachypodium distachyon strain Bd21 chromosome 1, Brachypodium_distachyon_v3.0, whole genome shotgun sequence:
- the LOC104582248 gene encoding uncharacterized protein LOC104582248 — protein sequence MARAPHNDDDKAPPFRCLDLARLVVAAAMTVLIVAVTAYAVTVVLRPGELSLWVIGGSVSVTRSDDVSSSSSSNLTPTTAMPYNASLGQALTFQLAVRAVNPSGRVRIYYNGTVAKLWAGNSSGQVNSFLGFPFSDVALAPQSTVDSAVLVNTSAAVRSQLDYFQKLGDGIGSVNGSWLVLNGTLTVENYSGHNLPAVQAIYYCSPLLVGGDPDDQDRDVSCTKTPPAAARL from the coding sequence ATGGCGCGCGCACCAcacaacgacgacgacaaagcgccgccgttccggtgcCTGGACTTGGCGCggctggtggtggcggcggcgatgacggTGCTGATCGTGGCGGTGACCGCGTACGCCGTCACCGTCGTCCTCCGGCCCGGCGAGCTCTCGCTCTGGGTCATCGGGGGCTCCGTCTCCGTCACCCGAAGCGACGacgtcagcagcagcagcagcagcaacctgACGCCGACGACGGCCATGCCGTACAACGCCAGCCTCGGCCAAGCGCTGACCTTCCAGCTGGCCGTGCGCGCCGTGAACCCGAGCGGCCGCGTCCGCATCTACTACAACGGCACCGTCGCCAAGCTCTGGGCCGGGAACTCCTCGGGCCAGGTCAACAGCTTCCTCGGCTTCCCTTTCAGTGACGTGGCCCTGGCGCCGCAGTCCACCGTGGACTCCGCCGTGCTGGTGAACACGTCGGCGGCTGTTCGCTCCCAGCTGGACTACTTCCAGAAGCTCGGCGACGGCATCGGCAGCGTCAACGGCTCATGGCTGGTGCTCAACGGCACCCTTACCGTCGAGAACTACTCCGGCCACAACCTGCCCGCCGTGCAAGCCATCTACTACTGCTCGCccctcctcgtcggcggcgatcCGGACGACCAGGATAGGGACGTGTCCTGCACCAAGACTCCACCGGCGGCCGCCCGCCTGTGA